Proteins from a genomic interval of Clostridium sp. 'deep sea':
- the recN gene encoding DNA repair protein RecN, with protein MLIGLSLKNFALVENANIDFFNNLNILTGETGAGKSILIDAVGLALGGRSSVTFIRSGANKCKITATFKIENIKALEEKLELFGIDYEDNILIVDREISRNGRNKNLINGIPVTLNMLKQIGNYLINIYGQHEHTKLLQEQYQRLLIDTWGFDKISKIKNDISKILQKIAVENNKLQEFGADDTIVARELDILRYQYEEIENANLEINEDIDLERESTLLRSVEKINSVLGEVESVFFNDSSQISLIDNIGNCASKLAQFSSIDDSIKNIYEMISSIYYNTQELSGEISSYLNQLDFNPQRLDFIEERLNDINNLKRKYGDSINKILEYATKVDDKIYKLENSTEERNIIIKNIHKLKTDYFVLAKKLSNVRTRVANDFCKKIQKDISDLGMQYAKIACQVNYNDNLITKEGSDQVKLLFSANKGEPLNELSEVISGGELSRLMLVIKALITNENDVSAIIFDEIDVGIGGQVAKAVADKLYDLANNLQVLCVTHLPVIAAKGNHHFKIEKNIKNNRTITKIEKIEDKARVIEIMRMLGSDETDKVTREHAFKLLNN; from the coding sequence ATGTTAATTGGTTTAAGTTTAAAAAATTTCGCCCTTGTAGAGAATGCAAATATCGACTTTTTTAATAACTTAAATATTTTAACCGGAGAAACTGGTGCTGGTAAATCAATATTGATTGATGCCGTCGGCTTAGCGCTTGGTGGCAGAAGTTCAGTTACTTTTATAAGATCAGGGGCTAATAAGTGCAAAATTACAGCCACTTTTAAAATTGAAAACATTAAAGCTTTAGAAGAAAAGCTTGAGTTATTTGGTATAGATTATGAAGATAATATTTTAATAGTAGATAGAGAGATATCTCGAAATGGTAGAAATAAAAACTTAATAAATGGTATACCTGTTACTTTAAACATGTTAAAGCAAATAGGAAATTACTTAATTAATATTTATGGCCAACATGAACACACTAAGCTATTACAGGAACAGTATCAGCGTTTATTAATAGACACTTGGGGTTTCGATAAGATCTCTAAAATAAAAAATGATATAAGTAAAATACTACAAAAAATAGCTGTTGAGAACAATAAATTACAAGAGTTTGGAGCAGATGATACAATTGTTGCACGAGAGTTAGATATCCTTAGATATCAATATGAAGAAATAGAGAATGCTAATTTAGAGATAAATGAAGATATCGACTTGGAGAGAGAAAGCACCTTACTAAGAAGTGTAGAAAAAATAAACAGTGTTTTAGGTGAAGTAGAGAGTGTTTTTTTTAATGACAGTTCTCAGATATCATTGATAGATAATATAGGAAATTGTGCCTCAAAATTAGCCCAGTTTTCAAGTATTGATGACTCTATAAAAAATATATATGAAATGATAAGTTCAATCTATTACAATACCCAAGAGCTAAGTGGAGAAATAAGTTCCTACCTTAATCAACTAGATTTTAACCCACAACGACTAGATTTTATTGAAGAGCGCTTAAATGATATAAATAATCTTAAAAGAAAATATGGCGATAGTATAAACAAAATATTAGAGTATGCAACTAAAGTTGATGACAAAATTTATAAGTTAGAAAACAGTACAGAAGAACGAAATATAATAATAAAAAATATACATAAATTGAAAACAGACTATTTTGTGTTAGCAAAAAAGTTATCTAATGTTAGAACACGTGTGGCAAATGACTTTTGCAAAAAAATACAAAAAGATATAAGCGATTTAGGTATGCAATATGCAAAAATAGCCTGCCAAGTTAACTATAATGATAACCTTATAACAAAAGAAGGTAGTGATCAGGTAAAACTTTTATTTTCTGCTAATAAAGGAGAGCCTTTAAATGAATTGAGTGAGGTTATATCTGGTGGTGAGCTGTCACGTTTAATGTTGGTAATAAAGGCTCTTATAACAAATGAAAACGATGTTTCAGCTATTATTTTTGATGAAATCGATGTAGGTATTGGAGGACAAGTGGCAAAGGCTGTTGCAGATAAACTTTATGACTTAGCAAATAATTTACAAGTTTTATGTGTTACACATTTACCGGTAATTGCGGCTAAAGGTAATCATCATTTTAAAATTGAAAAAAACATAAAAAATAACAGAACTATAACTAAAATTGAAAAAAT
- a CDS encoding NAD(+)/NADH kinase, with protein MKNIAILPNNKKQNILNVAKQISMWLEKHNINSYINPNNNYHNIDLAIVLGGDGTLLHFARKKQFSDIPILGVNFGRLGFMSEVEAKDLWRSLKLIIKNQYQIDKRMTLNIEVIRNNETVFDSHVLNEAVVAKGILSRMSRIEVQVDGAWVDTYPADGLIVATPTGSTAYSLSAGGPLVNPNMELMLITPIAAHALYARPLVIPPESELQIITHGDELIYLTVDGQENFNIKQNDIVIIKKSPTYVNLVRIKPLNFYNVMRKKLRRTEAQGGY; from the coding sequence ATGAAAAATATTGCTATATTACCCAACAATAAGAAGCAAAATATCCTGAATGTTGCTAAACAAATATCAATGTGGCTCGAAAAACATAATATAAATTCCTATATTAATCCTAATAACAACTACCACAATATAGATTTAGCTATAGTGTTAGGAGGAGATGGAACACTATTACATTTTGCTCGTAAAAAACAATTTAGTGATATTCCCATATTAGGGGTAAACTTTGGTAGATTGGGTTTTATGAGTGAGGTTGAAGCAAAAGACTTATGGCGGTCTTTAAAACTTATTATAAAAAACCAATATCAGATAGATAAACGTATGACTTTAAACATAGAAGTAATAAGAAACAATGAAACAGTATTTGACTCGCATGTTTTAAACGAGGCTGTGGTAGCTAAAGGAATATTATCTCGCATGAGTAGAATAGAGGTACAAGTAGATGGTGCATGGGTAGATACATATCCAGCAGATGGACTAATTGTAGCTACACCAACCGGATCTACTGCCTATTCGTTATCGGCAGGTGGCCCTTTAGTAAATCCCAATATGGAGTTAATGTTAATTACCCCCATTGCAGCTCATGCACTTTATGCAAGACCATTAGTTATACCGCCAGAGTCTGAGTTGCAAATAATTACCCACGGAGATGAATTAATATATTTAACAGTTGATGGTCAGGAAAATTTTAATATTAAACAAAATGATATAGTAATAATAAAAAAGTCGCCCACTTATGTAAATTTAGTAAGAATAAAACCTTTAAATTTTTATAACGTTATGAGAAAAAAATTAAGAAGAACAGAGGCTCAAGGAGGATACTAA
- a CDS encoding TlyA family RNA methyltransferase encodes MRLDNYLVAKGLAESRSKAQYYIKSGVIKVNDFVVKKNSHKVSVSDEVIVISNPCIYVSKGGLKLEHAIKEFKLDFTNKEVLDIGASTGGFTDCALKHGAKKVYAVDVGHDQLHKSLCNNVNIINYEGINLKDLTRDMFEKIDIAIADVSFISLVHVFKILTKLLASNSPFIALIKPQFEAGKRRANKGVIKHAKEHIRILQNVINEAGFLGFKLINLTSSPNKGQSGNIEFLAHFIYNKEECFNSIDVKEIVSCAHKLHK; translated from the coding sequence ATGCGATTAGATAACTATTTAGTAGCTAAAGGGCTTGCTGAAAGTAGGTCTAAGGCTCAGTACTATATAAAATCTGGGGTCATAAAGGTAAATGATTTTGTGGTTAAAAAAAACAGCCATAAAGTTAGTGTTAGTGATGAAGTTATTGTAATTAGTAACCCCTGTATTTATGTAAGCAAAGGTGGTTTAAAGTTAGAGCATGCTATAAAGGAGTTTAAACTAGATTTCACGAATAAAGAAGTGCTAGATATAGGAGCATCTACAGGTGGCTTTACAGACTGTGCTTTAAAACATGGAGCAAAAAAAGTTTATGCCGTAGATGTAGGGCATGATCAACTACACAAAAGTTTATGCAATAATGTTAATATTATTAACTATGAGGGTATTAACCTTAAAGATCTCACTAGAGATATGTTTGAGAAAATAGATATAGCAATAGCAGATGTATCGTTTATATCTTTGGTCCATGTTTTTAAAATTTTAACAAAGCTATTAGCTAGCAATAGTCCATTTATTGCCCTAATAAAGCCCCAATTTGAAGCAGGTAAACGAAGGGCAAATAAAGGTGTGATAAAACATGCCAAAGAGCATATTAGAATACTTCAAAATGTAATTAATGAGGCTGGATTTTTAGGTTTTAAGCTAATAAACCTAACCTCATCACCAAATAAAGGTCAGTCTGGAAATATAGAGTTTTTAGCGCATTTTATTTATAATAAAGAAGAATGTTTTAACAGTATTGATGTAAAAGAAATAGTAAGCTGCGCACATAAACTGCATAAATAA
- the dxs gene encoding 1-deoxy-D-xylulose-5-phosphate synthase — MSLLSSIKEPQDLKKYTTKELYFVAEDIRKIIIETVAVNGGHLASNFGVVELTLALHSVFNSPTDKIIWDVGHQAYAHKLLTGRQQQFSTIRTYQGLSGYPVITENKHDIFGAGHSTTSLSAALGFAIERDLNNRDEHIVAVIGDGSLTGGMAWEALNNIGHLQKKVIIIINDNQMSISPNTGAIPRYLNGLRTHPKYEKLKRNTESFLQKIPLVGKGVSNTIERVKNSLKYFMLNGVIFEELGLTYIGPIDGHNIEEMKIALDQAASSEVPVIVHCVTKKGNGYAPAMQYPDKYHGVSPFNIETGQPLKLKKKKTFSKAFGDSIVRLAKNNNKITAITAAMSSGVGLDKFAKQYPKRFFDVAIAEQHAVTLAAGMAAAGLRPIVAIYSTFMQRAYDQIIHDVALQKLPVVFALDRAGLVGADGATHHGAFDLSFLKTVPSLTVMAASNGIELDEMLEFAVNQQSPVAIRYPRGDSELYNKPKDSQLLQLGKAEIICEGEDVVIWAVGNMVATAFECVTCLKEKGISATVINSRFIKPFDEQLLIKLCNNNKLLVSLEDNVLNGGMAETIALLLTQNNININYVALGIPNRFISHGNVTLLKKELGLDKESVCNTIIKELKIGD, encoded by the coding sequence ATGTCATTATTATCTTCTATAAAAGAACCCCAAGACTTAAAAAAATATACTACTAAAGAGCTTTACTTTGTAGCCGAAGATATCAGAAAAATAATTATTGAAACTGTAGCTGTTAATGGTGGACATTTAGCCTCTAATTTTGGTGTAGTTGAGCTTACTTTAGCATTACACAGTGTGTTTAATAGTCCTACAGACAAAATAATATGGGATGTAGGCCATCAGGCTTACGCTCACAAACTATTAACAGGTAGACAGCAACAGTTTTCTACCATTAGAACATATCAGGGATTAAGCGGTTATCCTGTAATAACTGAAAATAAACACGATATTTTTGGGGCAGGACATAGCACTACATCTTTATCTGCTGCTTTAGGATTTGCTATAGAGAGAGATCTTAATAACAGAGATGAACATATAGTTGCTGTTATTGGTGATGGTTCACTAACTGGAGGCATGGCCTGGGAGGCTCTTAATAATATAGGCCACTTACAAAAAAAAGTTATTATTATTATTAATGATAATCAAATGTCTATATCTCCTAATACAGGGGCTATACCTCGTTATTTAAATGGCTTAAGAACTCATCCTAAATACGAAAAACTAAAAAGAAATACTGAATCGTTTTTACAGAAAATACCTTTAGTGGGTAAAGGCGTTTCTAATACTATTGAAAGAGTAAAAAATAGCTTAAAATATTTTATGTTAAATGGCGTTATTTTTGAAGAATTAGGCTTAACCTATATAGGTCCAATAGATGGACATAATATTGAGGAAATGAAAATAGCCCTTGATCAGGCTGCTAGCTCAGAGGTTCCAGTAATAGTACATTGCGTTACTAAAAAAGGTAATGGTTATGCCCCTGCAATGCAGTACCCTGATAAATATCATGGGGTATCTCCTTTTAATATAGAAACAGGTCAGCCACTCAAATTAAAAAAGAAAAAAACGTTTAGTAAAGCCTTTGGTGATAGTATTGTTAGGCTAGCTAAAAATAATAATAAAATTACAGCCATCACAGCTGCAATGAGTTCGGGAGTAGGACTTGATAAGTTTGCTAAACAGTATCCAAAAAGATTTTTTGACGTTGCTATTGCAGAACAACATGCTGTTACGCTAGCTGCGGGCATGGCCGCAGCTGGGCTAAGACCAATTGTAGCCATATATTCAACCTTTATGCAAAGAGCGTATGATCAAATAATACATGATGTTGCATTGCAAAAATTACCAGTAGTATTTGCTTTAGATAGAGCAGGTTTAGTAGGAGCCGATGGAGCAACACACCACGGTGCTTTTGATTTATCTTTCTTAAAAACAGTACCAAGTTTAACTGTAATGGCAGCAAGTAATGGTATAGAGTTGGATGAAATGTTAGAGTTTGCAGTTAATCAACAGAGTCCTGTTGCAATTAGATACCCAAGAGGAGATAGTGAGCTGTATAATAAGCCTAAAGACTCACAGCTACTTCAGCTAGGTAAAGCAGAAATAATTTGTGAGGGTGAAGATGTTGTAATTTGGGCCGTAGGTAATATGGTTGCAACTGCTTTTGAGTGTGTTACATGTTTAAAAGAAAAGGGTATAAGTGCAACGGTGATTAATAGTAGATTTATTAAGCCATTTGACGAACAACTCTTAATAAAGCTTTGTAATAATAACAAACTCTTAGTTTCACTGGAGGATAATGTTCTTAACGGAGGTATGGCAGAAACAATTGCTTTACTGTTAACACAAAACAACATAAACATTAATTATGTGGCATTGGGTATTCCTAACAGATTTATTTCTCATGGTAACGTAACACTATTAAAAAAAGAGCTGGGATTAGATAAAGAGTCTGTGTGTAACACAATTATAAAGGAATTAAAAATTGGTGATTAA
- a CDS encoding polyprenyl synthetase family protein encodes MSFNLKQYLKTNKELIDIELNRYLPNLNEKPSKLHEAMRYSVLSNGKRIRPILMLETYKAFAGTKNVYPAALSLELVHCFSLIHDDLPTLDNDDFRRGIPTCHKKFGNAMALLAGDALLAHSFYLISTEQSKYTHSDKIVKLIQELSTGASTYGITGGQVYDIMAEKGLIEHNEENLKYIHKYKTGSLIKAAIRMGAILADASEQELIKVSKAAENVGLAFQIKDDVLDVVGDQQTLGKTIGRDKELGKLTYVSIFGMENAISKYQELLKEALQLISFLGAKAETINNLFSFIVNRQY; translated from the coding sequence ATGAGCTTTAATCTTAAGCAATATTTAAAAACTAACAAAGAGTTAATAGATATTGAACTAAACAGATACTTACCAAATCTTAACGAGAAACCAAGTAAATTGCATGAGGCAATGAGGTATAGTGTATTAAGTAATGGTAAACGAATTAGACCTATCTTAATGTTAGAGACCTATAAAGCATTTGCAGGAACTAAAAATGTTTATCCTGCAGCTTTATCATTAGAGTTAGTTCATTGTTTTTCACTTATACATGATGACTTGCCAACTTTAGATAATGATGATTTTAGGAGAGGTATTCCTACCTGTCATAAAAAATTTGGTAATGCCATGGCTTTATTGGCTGGCGATGCCTTGTTAGCACATAGCTTTTACCTTATTTCTACTGAACAAAGTAAATATACACATAGCGATAAAATTGTGAAATTAATACAAGAGTTATCAACTGGGGCTTCAACTTATGGAATTACTGGTGGTCAGGTTTACGATATAATGGCTGAAAAAGGTTTAATAGAACATAATGAAGAGAACTTAAAGTATATTCATAAATATAAAACTGGTTCCTTAATTAAAGCAGCTATTAGAATGGGAGCAATTTTGGCTGATGCAAGTGAACAAGAGTTGATAAAAGTAAGCAAAGCTGCTGAAAATGTAGGATTAGCATTTCAAATTAAAGATGATGTACTAGACGTAGTTGGAGATCAACAAACTCTTGGTAAAACCATAGGTAGAGATAAAGAATTAGGTAAACTAACCTATGTATCAATATTTGGCATGGAAAATGCTATAAGTAAGTACCAAGAGTTATTAAAGGAAGCTTTGCAGCTAATCAGCTTTTTAGGAGCAAAAGCAGAAACAATTAATAACCTATTTAGTTTTATTGTAAATAGACAGTATTGA
- the xseB gene encoding exodeoxyribonuclease VII small subunit gives MSKTDNLTLENAMSKVEEIVKLLENEELTLPILMEKFNEGVELVNFCQKELDKAEEKVQIIKKKENAIVFEEFK, from the coding sequence ATGAGCAAAACAGATAACCTAACTTTAGAAAATGCAATGAGTAAAGTAGAAGAAATAGTAAAATTATTAGAAAATGAAGAGCTAACTTTACCAATACTCATGGAGAAATTTAATGAAGGAGTAGAGCTTGTTAATTTCTGCCAAAAAGAACTAGATAAAGCTGAAGAAAAAGTACAAATAATTAAAAAGAAAGAAAACGCAATAGTTTTTGAGGAATTTAAATAA
- the xseA gene encoding exodeoxyribonuclease VII large subunit, with amino-acid sequence MQRRNRVYTVTEVNKLLKQFIEEQNIFNFMLISGEIVNFKRHTSGHLYFSLKDNSDRVKCVMFNRQSRMLTFRPKDGMQVLVQGRLSVYPKSGEYQIYVDSLHPMGVGDLHFRFLELKEKLETLGYFNKEFKRNIVKIPKKIGVVTSATGAAVHDIIRTIKNKYPPVQIILAPAKVQGMDSAAEIVKAIKLLNEVTDIDTIIVGRGGGATEELWSFNEECVIKAIRESAIPVVSAVGHEIDTTLADLAADKTAATPTAAGELVVPDIFELQRDCDYLLDKLVNSYMHSLNKKRSNLSLISKKLLLAQPTNKITQKKEKIKFLYKNLQLQFALKYNQKVTKLEYLKKRLYELKPQLKLAKGYTLVYNIKGEVIKSVADVKQDENIKVVFNDGSIKAQVLDKEVNKNEQNR; translated from the coding sequence ATGCAAAGGCGTAATAGAGTATACACAGTAACCGAAGTAAATAAGTTATTAAAGCAATTTATAGAAGAACAAAACATATTCAACTTTATGTTGATTTCTGGTGAGATAGTAAATTTTAAAAGACATACATCAGGACATCTTTACTTTTCTTTAAAGGATAACAGCGACAGAGTAAAGTGTGTAATGTTTAATAGACAAAGCAGAATGTTAACTTTCCGACCTAAAGACGGTATGCAAGTACTGGTTCAAGGTCGGCTTTCTGTATATCCAAAAAGTGGAGAGTATCAAATTTATGTAGATAGCTTACATCCTATGGGGGTAGGTGATTTGCATTTTAGGTTCTTAGAACTTAAGGAAAAACTTGAAACACTAGGTTACTTTAATAAAGAATTTAAAAGAAATATCGTTAAAATACCTAAAAAGATTGGCGTTGTAACTTCTGCTACAGGGGCAGCAGTTCACGATATAATTAGAACTATAAAGAATAAATATCCACCAGTACAAATAATTTTAGCACCTGCTAAAGTCCAGGGTATGGACTCTGCAGCTGAAATTGTAAAAGCAATTAAACTACTAAATGAAGTTACTGATATAGATACTATTATAGTTGGCAGAGGCGGTGGAGCAACAGAGGAGCTTTGGTCTTTTAACGAAGAGTGTGTCATTAAGGCAATAAGAGAATCTGCAATACCAGTAGTTTCGGCCGTTGGGCACGAAATTGATACAACACTTGCAGACCTAGCCGCTGATAAAACAGCAGCTACCCCAACAGCCGCTGGAGAATTAGTAGTTCCAGATATTTTTGAGTTACAAAGAGATTGTGACTATTTGTTAGATAAACTTGTAAATAGTTATATGCATAGTTTAAATAAAAAACGTAGTAATTTAAGCTTAATATCTAAAAAATTATTATTGGCTCAACCAACTAATAAAATTACTCAAAAGAAAGAAAAAATTAAGTTTTTATATAAGAATTTGCAGCTACAGTTTGCACTTAAATATAATCAAAAAGTAACTAAACTTGAGTATTTAAAAAAACGCCTATATGAGCTTAAACCTCAATTAAAATTAGCAAAAGGATATACACTGGTTTATAATATAAAAGGTGAAGTAATAAAATCAGTTGCAGATGTTAAACAAGATGAAAATATAAAGGTAGTATTTAATGACGGCAGTATAAAAGCCCAAGTTTTAGATAAAGAGGTTAATAAAAATGAGCAAAACAGATAA
- the folD gene encoding bifunctional methylenetetrahydrofolate dehydrogenase/methenyltetrahydrofolate cyclohydrolase FolD, whose product MMATLIDGKGIAKTIENELKQQVVELKEQGIMPGLAVVLVGEDPASKTYVRSKERACKRIGIYSKKVKYDTDITQEELLKTIYELNNDDSIHGILVQLPLPAHIDSEAVINAIDYKKDVDGFHPINIGKMFLNEDSYWSCTPHGVIELLDRSNIEIAGKDAVIVGASNIVGKPMATMLLNREATATVCHIKTKDLAFHTKQADILVVAVGKPNLITADMVKDGVAVIDVGINRLDDGRLVGDVDFEAVSKKASAITPVPGGVGPMTIIMLMKNTIKSAINHAKA is encoded by the coding sequence ATAATGGCTACATTAATTGATGGAAAAGGTATAGCAAAAACCATAGAGAATGAGTTAAAACAGCAGGTTGTAGAACTAAAAGAACAAGGTATAATGCCAGGCTTAGCTGTTGTTTTAGTAGGTGAGGATCCAGCCTCTAAAACCTATGTAAGATCAAAAGAGAGAGCCTGTAAGAGAATAGGTATTTACTCTAAAAAAGTTAAGTATGATACTGATATTACTCAAGAAGAGCTTTTAAAAACTATTTATGAACTAAATAATGATGATTCTATTCATGGTATCTTAGTTCAATTGCCCTTACCTGCACACATCGATAGTGAAGCAGTGATTAATGCCATAGACTATAAAAAAGATGTAGATGGATTTCACCCTATAAATATCGGAAAAATGTTTTTAAACGAAGATAGTTATTGGTCTTGTACTCCACACGGAGTAATAGAGTTACTTGACAGATCAAATATTGAGATAGCTGGTAAAGATGCAGTCATTGTAGGAGCTAGTAACATAGTTGGAAAACCTATGGCAACCATGTTACTAAACAGAGAGGCTACTGCTACTGTATGTCATATTAAAACAAAAGACTTAGCTTTTCATACAAAACAAGCTGATATTTTAGTAGTGGCTGTAGGTAAACCAAATTTAATTACAGCTGATATGGTAAAAGACGGCGTAGCTGTTATTGATGTAGGCATTAATAGACTTGATGATGGAAGATTAGTTGGTGACGTAGATTTTGAAGCGGTTTCTAAAAAGGCTTCAGCTATTACTCCAGTTCCTGGTGGTGTTGGTCCTATGACAATCATTATGTTAATGAAAAACACTATTAAGTCAGCTATTAATCATGCAAAGGCGTAA
- a CDS encoding O-sialoglycoprotein endopeptidase, with protein MFLGIDTSAYTTSLAIVQSNDHNEVKLDLRKVLDVKLGKRGLRQSEAVFQHVKNLNELANDYRAYPLKAVAVSVKPKPHLNSYMPVFKVGQTVANLMAKSLNIPLYEFSHQEGHIAAGLWSTKGLNNKSKILVIHISGGTSDILEVSGAVNNMKITDLGCSTDLHAGQFVDRVGVMLGAEFPAGKTMDLWSKQSSNFDERLPSHVNKYNMSFSGPESAAKRLFDNGVSKESLSKMVFMSISRTLEKVIRYAYSKTKYNKVLIVGGVAANSFIRNDLVKRMPYNICFCNTSYSSDNAVGTALLALKKYEKQEEV; from the coding sequence ATGTTTTTAGGTATAGATACAAGTGCTTACACCACATCATTAGCCATTGTACAAAGTAATGATCATAATGAAGTAAAACTAGACCTAAGAAAAGTTTTAGATGTTAAGTTAGGAAAAAGAGGATTACGGCAATCTGAGGCTGTTTTTCAGCATGTTAAAAACCTGAATGAACTAGCCAATGATTATCGTGCATATCCTTTAAAAGCAGTTGCAGTTTCTGTAAAACCTAAACCACATTTAAACTCTTATATGCCAGTTTTTAAAGTAGGACAAACTGTTGCTAACCTAATGGCGAAAAGCCTCAATATACCTTTATATGAGTTTTCACATCAAGAGGGACATATTGCAGCTGGGTTATGGTCTACTAAAGGCTTAAATAATAAATCAAAAATATTAGTAATTCATATCTCTGGTGGCACTAGTGATATATTAGAGGTAAGTGGAGCTGTTAATAACATGAAGATAACAGATTTAGGCTGTTCAACTGATTTACATGCTGGCCAATTTGTTGATAGAGTAGGTGTAATGTTAGGAGCAGAGTTTCCGGCTGGTAAAACTATGGATTTATGGTCAAAACAAAGTAGCAACTTTGATGAAAGATTACCATCTCATGTAAACAAGTATAATATGAGCTTTTCGGGGCCAGAGTCTGCTGCAAAGAGATTGTTTGATAATGGGGTAAGTAAAGAAAGCTTAAGTAAAATGGTATTTATGTCTATTTCACGGACACTAGAAAAAGTTATAAGGTACGCTTATAGCAAAACAAAGTATAATAAAGTTTTAATTGTTGGTGGGGTTGCAGCTAATTCATTTATCAGAAATGATTTGGTAAAAAGAATGCCCTATAATATTTGCTTTTGTAACACTAGTTATAGTAGTGATAATGCTGTTGGAACAGCACTTTTAGCATTAAAAAAATACGAAAAGCAGGAGGAAGTATAA
- the nusB gene encoding transcription antitermination factor NusB, producing the protein MGRRQAREGALQMLYAWDIGNNQYELTVETIKELMDLNEKDNEFMMILVNEVIDNTAVYDKAIARCLKGWELNRLSYLDRNILRIALVEMVKQGTPKQVVANEAVEIAKSYSEDKSFKYINGVLGNSELLKDFE; encoded by the coding sequence ATGGGCAGAAGGCAAGCACGTGAGGGCGCACTGCAAATGCTGTACGCGTGGGATATTGGCAATAATCAGTATGAATTAACAGTAGAAACCATTAAAGAGTTAATGGATTTAAATGAAAAAGATAATGAATTTATGATGATTTTAGTAAATGAGGTCATTGATAATACAGCAGTGTATGATAAAGCTATTGCTCGATGTTTAAAAGGCTGGGAGCTTAATCGCTTAAGTTATTTAGATAGAAATATTTTAAGAATTGCTTTGGTTGAAATGGTGAAACAAGGCACACCAAAACAGGTGGTGGCCAACGAGGCGGTGGAGATTGCCAAATCGTATAGTGAAGATAAATCTTTTAAATACATTAATGGAGTATTGGGTAATAGCGAATTACTAAAGGATTTTGAGTGA
- a CDS encoding Asp23/Gls24 family envelope stress response protein: protein MNEKQQIGNIRIADDVVTVIAKIAAAEIDGVSGLTASFAGGIRDMMSGKGHSKGVKAQINDNVVDVDVHVNVKYGVHIPEAAKKVQSNIKRSIETMTGLSVQTVNVFVQGIAFTSSKSDKNNLTE, encoded by the coding sequence GTGAACGAAAAACAACAAATTGGAAATATAAGAATAGCTGATGATGTAGTAACTGTAATTGCAAAAATAGCAGCTGCCGAAATTGATGGAGTTTCTGGATTAACTGCAAGCTTTGCAGGTGGCATTAGAGATATGATGAGTGGCAAAGGTCATTCAAAGGGCGTAAAAGCACAAATCAATGATAATGTTGTTGATGTAGATGTTCATGTTAATGTAAAATATGGTGTACATATTCCTGAGGCTGCAAAAAAAGTGCAATCCAATATTAAGCGCTCTATTGAAACAATGACAGGATTATCTGTTCAAACAGTTAATGTATTTGTTCAAGGTATAGCATTTACATCATCAAAATCAGATAAAAATAATTTAACCGAATAA